From the Gasterosteus aculeatus chromosome 13, fGasAcu3.hap1.1, whole genome shotgun sequence genome, one window contains:
- the LOC120831319 gene encoding polyubiquitin has translation MDLTIVMLNGTSHNMNVDHQDTVGSLKKQIQQKLGVAYETQKLVFTNGTSTHLNDNSKPISHYGLGPGARVSLLVTQPETIQVFLKNEKGKLSTYDIGPSETVGYFKSRVKAREGVPENQQRLIHQGREMSQDQSKLSDYGVQATSTIDLCFRLRGG, from the coding sequence ATGGATTTAACCATCGTCATGCTGAACGGGACATCCCACAACATGAATGTGGACCACCAGGACACGGTGGGCtctctgaaaaaacaaatccagcagAAACTGGGAGTCGCCTACGAGACCCAGAAGCTGGTCTTCACAAACGGCACCAGCACCCACCTCAACGACAACTCGAAGCCCATCAGCCACTACGGCTTGGGCCCCGGGGCCCGGGTGTCCCTGCTGGTGACGCAGCCTGAGACCATCCAGGTGTTCCTCAAAAACGAAAAGGGGAAGTTGAGCACCTATGACATCGGACCCAGCGAGACCGTGGGCTACTTCAAGAGCCGGGTGAAGGCCCGAGAGGGGGTCCCGGAGAACCAGCAGAGGCTCATCCACCAGGGCCGAGAGATGTCACAGGACCAGAGTAAACTGTCCGACTACGGCGTCCAGGCGACGAGCACCATCGACCTGTGTTTCCGCCTGAGAGGAGGTTGA